A stretch of DNA from Telopea speciosissima isolate NSW1024214 ecotype Mountain lineage chromosome 5, Tspe_v1, whole genome shotgun sequence:
GCAGCAGGTTCAGACACAGCTGCTGTTTGGGGTTGCATACCTGCAGGGGGTGCAGAAGGCACTTGTGGAGGTCCAGCTTCTTCTGCTGGTTCATGCTGCTCTTCAGTTGAAGTTGAAGCTGAAGCTGCACTGGAAGTGCGTGATAGTGCCTGTTGAGACTGTTGCTGCTGTTTATTTATGGAGTTCTGGCGAGTTGGGGCAGTAGGCGGAGTTTGGCGAACCCCAGCaccctgctgctgctgcagtTATTTCCAATGGACGAAGGGTTAAAATGATTTTAATCCAAGATTGTAGTATTGGCTATTATTTGTCTTTCCATTAAACAAACTACAGGTGCTTCTGTTTATTCTTACTCTCATATTAACACATTAGTACCATACAGGTAGAATCAAACCAAAGTTAATAGATAAATGGAAGATCAATACAACCTTCTCAACCTTCAACCTAATAGTGTAACCACTGCTACTTGGGTGCAGGAGCAATACTTCTTTTAACCTTTTAATAAGTAGGATTTGTAAATTAAAACATGTGATGTGCGAAAACTGTCGGTTTTGGTGTAGGAGAAATCGACAGGGTATATTAATTATTAACATAATCGGATCATCATACATTTACACACAATATCCTGTTATAAAAGTCCCAGCCCAGCATAAGAATATACACATCTGTTGTATTCTGATTCATTATGCCCAAGAAATCCTGGTGATATAATTAAACAAGTTAATATTCTGTGATGAAAAAAATTGCCCTGCTGGCTCTGATTCTTTtgtttccctcttctctccatGAATTAAATCAGTTTTGCCGAACACAATCAGAAGGGGGGAGCGGACAGCAGGGTGCACTGTAGAGCTCATGGTGCAAATAATTGGAAGGCAGGATATTGCAGAGAGAATGCGAAATTACATACTATACACTAGGTTCAAATGAAATCACATCCATGTCTATTTATCCTTATTATCATTGGATACCTGTGTAGGGCGAGGCCTCGCTGTAGACTGTGAAGCAACATACTGCAAAATCTCAAAAACCATTGTCTGGCCATAGCTTGCAGCCTTTTGCCAATATAAAATTGCAATGTCCCCAGCCCTAATCCTTAACTCCAACAAGTTACGATCAATTTCAGTCTCATGCTTCGCAACGTATGGCCTAAAGAAGGAATCATACACATATGATGTTCCCTGAAACAATTGAGCAAAAATGTGAGAAGAAACAATTATAATACAAACAAAAGGTGTGATCAGTTAGATAACCAATACAATTCTCCTAATCACCAAAGGGAATCCTGTACCTTTGTTTTAGGATACCACAAATATATGAAGAATGCCAATTTGGCCTCACTGTACATTGGTACCCTGTAAGAAAGCCAGGCATTGTAAAGACAAAGATCCATATGATAACAAAGTGTCCCCaacattttcaattttatttttcctttaccATGATATAAAAGTATCTCCAACCCTCTCAAAGACTGTCAGCACTGCAACTAAAATCCtacaaatttgaagaaaaaaattttaaattgagGCATTTTGTTTATCAAGGGCTCAATTAAAAGAGTAACAATCAAAGAGCATACCAGTATTGGCACCAAAACCGAAGCTGCTCAATCTCTGGCTTGTTCTTCTCCACAGTTTTAAAGCATTCATAAGCAGGATAAGCATAGCCAAAAACCATCCTGCCACACCATAATCAGAGAAGTAAGTTATAAGAAACCTCATGTAACAGAAAACAGGCATTTCAATGAGCAACTTACACCAGCCCTCTGGTTAGAAAGGATCCCATCATTGTGGATCCTTAATAGACACAATTAAGTCAGACGAGTTCAACTGCAATCatagaagaaattaaagaatcAGAAAATCGTTATTGAACCTTCGGTTGCTAATAATGGCAACTTGACTTCTACAGAAATTTCTGATCTACAAATCGAACAAACACCAAAAGCAGCAGAACTAACATCACAATTGATTCCCTTAAGGCAAAGAAAAAATGTACATAGATTttattcagaaaaaaaaaaaacaaaacagtgtgagaagaaggggagggtgagacaatgaaatcacCCAGAGAATTGAGGTTCATCTAAAGAAACTCATTAACTAGTAAAATGAAGACGAACagagaaaaatcaaattaataTCAGAAAAATTCCAGTTTAAGAGGGCACGGACATTATTCACGATTAGTTAAAACCTAGAGCGTCGCAAGTGCTaaaattagggtaaattactTGGAAGCAAAATCACTAACAAAAACCACCGACAACTGCTAATGAGAATCACTTGAGGAAACACACACATTAtcagaaataaaaataagaattaTCAGCAGAAAACCATTAAGAAAACCGAAGCCTGCAGGCGGCATCATACTGTTAATCATTCGAAAACAGAACCAGAGATCGCTAGTAatcgaaaatccaaatccagTAGAGCATTCACATCTTTACAAACAGTTCAAAGAGAAAAACGAAAAAATCAAAGAGGTCACTcacaaaagagaagagattaAACGATCTGTACCTTTGAGTTACTTATCCTGCAAAGCAGAAAACAAGAATCGAACTGGAAAATGCAATtgattaaagaagaaagaagagtcCCAAATGAAGTGAGAAGATCCTCTGGTTTCAAACGGAATCGAAACGGAGGCTCTTATAGCCTTCCGTCGCGCCCGTCTGGTCGAAGCTACGCTGCCGAAACGATACGGGAAAAGCCGGTTCGACCTCGGAGgcgagaggagaagaagagagacctTGAAAGActctgaaagagagaaagaatgagagATTTATcgttttgaatttatttttgggGGAGAGAGATAAGCACGTGTGTAGAGATTATACAACTCACCGTCGAACGTGTATCCAACGGTTCACGTCTACCAGGGTAATAATATCAATGAGCCCGACAAAGAGGACAGAATTATCGTCCTACCTTGTATTTATCATTTATGGATCTTCATTACGTGTAAAATGCGAGAATATTAAAAAAGAGCAGGAAAAGGGTGATTGCCGGTTAAGCTAAGCATCTTATGAAAGAATGGATATGGTACGGATAACGAACCGGACTAATTGGACCGGCAAGAATGGCTGCAACGATCGGTACGAGGAAGACGATGGGCTGTGCAGGTGAGAGGAGGGTACGAACTGATTCTGCTGTCCTGTGAGCCAGGTAATGACTGTGCTCATCACTGTCAAAATTGAAGTtcgttatttttttttgttttagtgaTGCATGTCAAATGTTTGGTGAAATTGCCCAAAGGAATCTGAGAAACTCATAGGAGAAAGTAAACAAATTCTCATTCTAGAATCTATCTCGTATAGAAGCAACCAAACAAATTCTCATTCTAGAATCTATCTAGTACATAAGCAACCAAACAATTCCTCATTCTAGGTAAAAATTATTTGTCAAAAATATttccacaaataaaataaaaataaaaataggaagaatgttctctgtgccatagCGCAGCtcgcgcccaggcacatgggtagcttgtgcagggggtagggtggtcattgcgctcaCCCCCATGTACCTGGGCACAGGATGCACTGTGGCACAAAGAATAGCGCCCCATAAAAataaatgagagaaaaaaataagagacaAGTCTCCATACATCAAAGAAGGCACACCACTCATcatggtttgtaatcttggATCGGATCATCTCGGGACCGGGACCGATCCGTCAAGGTATTCCTAAATTATTCCCTAGATCGGCCGTTCCAATTCGGTACTtgccttttttgggttttttttttttgaattttttactgATCTGTAACTATTTTAacattttattaatatttttgacCGATCCAAACCCGATCCAAAAAAACTtggattttggtcattttttatcaaTCCAAGCTGAGTTTGATCGATCGAGATCGGTATTAGATCAGTATCGACGATGACCGATCCCGAGTTCAACCATGCCAAGCCAATGTGTGCACGAGAAGGAAtgtaggaggagagagagagtgtgtcaaAGAGGAGGAGAGACTGAGAGAGTGAGAAGCATGTAGACGTACCATTGGTAATGTGTATtattttcctataaattagtgaaacgagtttccttccacccacGTTGAATTGGATACCATTCACCGTGGGACAAGAGAGGgcgggagaaggagaaggaatcaTGAGGGTCTTTTGGAAAAATACTAAACTTACAAGGAGAGAATCCACATAGCTAAACTTTGCATTCAAATCAACACTTTGAAGGTCCTTAACCCCCCtcccaccaaaaaaataataaaaatttcaacACTTCGAATGTAAGTTTCATTTCTAGGATTGCTTGAAGAAAATGTAAAGGAGAACCATTAGGGCCAAGCATGCCTTGCTGTGGATTAATGCTCCTTGCCAGTGTATCCAAAGATCTCGTGCTCTTCTTCTCCGGCAATGACAACATACGTTCTTTTAGCATATCCAAACACTCTCAGATGTAGGGAGTTTCATGGGCACTACCTTTGTTATATGACACTAAAGAACTTACGAAatcttttgataattttttaggataaagttttcttgcacccatagaggatggttcacccaccatcctagggttcacaaaccccccTAGGGTCTtagtatgttctaaaataccctctcTATAGTCTATACCCAATGTTGCCCTCTCCCATTCCTCGGTGAATGAGATCCTATTCATCATAGATAGTAACTCGGTCcatgtttttattttgaaaaataatagaaatgtTGCCCATAAATGGTCTCGAGGGCTAGAACTACGAAGTTGGGCAGGTCTGTTAATGTGGACGTTGAATGGTTTTTATTCAATTAACTTTTGTTTAtttccatccaaaaaaaataaaatgtgtgATATGATTCAAGAGTTGGGAATTGGTCGACCACTAGAATTGATCagaagaaccctagaatcgagCACAAACCCAATCCCAATTCGTCAAAACCATGATGCCTAGACGTACATGGGAAGGTATTTGATTGATGGGCAAGAGATTGTGATAGAGATCGTGATTCCTCATGTCTGGTCGCATAGTCTACACTAGTGCaaagatcaatgaaaatgcacgtaagggtgtcaatatgaacagaatttttttatttcatagaaAAAAGATCAGTAATTTTGCACGCTTTTGTGTGTAAGCGCAGGATCTACGCGAAGAGGTAGAGTACTTTTCCCCCTTGATTTGCTAGAAGCACCAATGGATAGCCTACAGCTACCAGGAAGAAATAAACTCCGAAAAATTGCCCTCCCAACGAATATCTGATTGGCTAGAAGCACCAAATCCCGAGCTGGAGACAGTCGCGAAGGAAATGAGAAATACGCTACGGAATGGAGTGAAATATGCGATTCAATTTGTTGATAATCATGAGATTATCGAGGACCCTCTCCAGTTCCTTTGAGAGGACAAAACCAAGTGCCATCCAAAATCGCTGTAGTTTCAGCCACACAAGCATAAGAGTGACCTTTTTCAGCtgccaaacaaaaaataatcgGACGGTTGAAATCGCGGCAGACCCGCTTATACCAACTAGACCCGAATTTCCAAGACTGGCCCCATTTACATTGATTTTGACAAAATCATAGAGAAGAGAGACCAAGTGATGTGAAATGGAGACTTGGGAGGTTTGATCGAATCCTTATCCCCTTCAATGTGttttcaattcctccaatttttCACATGGGGTGAAAATGATCGTCCTATCCTTTGTCCGAAAACACCGTCCAAGGTAAGATCTATTcctctctattagaggaattgaaagaattagAGGTGCCCgtgaattgaaggtgataattattcaggTCTGATATTATATGGGCCCTTTAGATAAACCTTAGAAGTGGCCATTCACCCTTCTTACATTGTGTGGCAAGTGTTGTAGTAGTACAGAGGAAATATGAATTTCTATCCTACCCACTGGTCATGCTGGCAAGGTATATATATACCAATTGTGGAATAATTGAAGATTTGGACTTAGAACCTGGGGGTGGAGGTGGAAGTGTTACTTTGGTGGGGAAGTAATTAGCGAGGGAAGGCTTTTGTGACAAATTTCCTCCAATACTGAGGGCAACTGAAATCCAAAGGGATTAGGTATTAGTGGATCTTTCAGGGAAAGGGACCCACCACCTCGCCTAATCGTTGATCCATTAAAAAGTAAGCACTATACTAGAATACTAGATGATGGAAACACATATTTCCCTCCGCATCAATCCATCCAATTTTGGGCCCCACATCTTTCATCCTCTTATCACATTTAAGATTAGTTGGTAGGCCCTccataacaacaacaaaaaagagaagatagaatAAGATACATTGGATGAGAAGAAATCTTGTTTTATTGTTAAGAATCCAACGGCTGTGGGTGGAGGGGCCCAAATCCAACCTGAGAGCTTATGACTTAAGTGTCATCAAAATGTGTCCTATTCAACCACTTTACAATGCTTTATCCTCGCAACAAGAAGAGAAGCCTTTATTGGTGTTTGACATTAATTATAgtttctttcaagtttcaactatGAGTGTTAGTTGTTATGTTACTTTTGctcattaatatatatatttttttctgtgGGGgcgaaatgaaggaaaaatcattaaaagtttttttataagaaaaagaaaaccattaAAATCAAACAAATTAATCGTTGGATAGCGGATTTACATATTTATCCCACCATAATATATCCCAATGATGTActtataataagagataagtttTATGATTTTAAGGATTGGTTATCTGTGCCATGGATTAAATATCCCATTTTAATGTGTGCAGGATCTCAGATTCCAGAAGTAAGACTGGGAGGCTGATCgtacttttttttattggatggAAGATTTTTGAGTTTTGCTGCAGGaaaaatggaatcatcaactaCGTGGGAATCTGAATTATACAGTATCAAGACAGGTTTAGACCATGCAGGACATTTAGGCTTGCAGATAAAAGAAATCTGGTGTACTAATGAATCCATAGTCGATGCCCTTCCATCTTCTACTATGGCACCATGGCCTTATAATCATATTAAGGATTTAATGTATATAAGTAATAGAACTCAGAACACTATGTTCAGTTTGTACAAAGATGCACTATGTCTAGCTATAGGTTTAAATCTTGCTTCTCCTGTGCAAGATAGAACTATGTCATCTTCCACTACTTCTATCTAATGAACTTTGTTtgtttttcatcaaaaaaaaaatattatggaGAGGGGGAGGGTTCTTCCCATAATCCCATATGTATATTCAGAtgcctccttttttcttttttttttttgtcatgtgAAAGAATGATGTAAAAATTCTGATTGTTGGATGTTTAGCGATTCGAATAAATCGATGAAGATTCAATATATTCTGTCATGTATTGGCATGTCATCTCGTGTATGTCTATACACCCTAAGGTAGTTCTTGATTTTTTCAATAACTTGATATTAAgctttaaataaaatttaaaccTCACCTAAACTGCGAAGTATTAGTTATTGCACTGCATGCATATCTACTTCTGGTGTTTAGGCCGACCT
This window harbors:
- the LOC122661704 gene encoding putative HVA22-like protein g isoform X1 produces the protein MMGSFLTRGLVMVFGYAYPAYECFKTVEKNKPEIEQLRFWCQYWILVAVLTVFERVGDTFISWVPMYSEAKLAFFIYLWYPKTKGTSYVYDSFFRPYVAKHETEIDRNLLELRIRAGDIAILYWQKAASYGQTMVFEILQYVASQSTARPRPTQQQQQGAGVRQTPPTAPTRQNSINKQQQQSQQALSRTSSAASASTSTEEQHEPAEEAGPPQVPSAPPAGMQPQTAAVSEPAAEISGQSTNKEAEAMQIEPVQSSGNGNAKPQPQDVIMDEAIRVTRGRLRKTRAAVNR
- the LOC122661704 gene encoding putative HVA22-like protein g isoform X2; the protein is MMGSFLTRGLVMVFGYAYPAYECFKTVEKNKPEIEQLRFWCQYWILVAVLTVFERVGDTFISWVPMYSEAKLAFFIYLWYPKTKGTSYVYDSFFRPYVAKHETEIDRNLLELRIRAGDIAILYWQKAASYGQTMVFEILQYVASQSTARPRPTQQQQGAGVRQTPPTAPTRQNSINKQQQQSQQALSRTSSAASASTSTEEQHEPAEEAGPPQVPSAPPAGMQPQTAAVSEPAAEISGQSTNKEAEAMQIEPVQSSGNGNAKPQPQDVIMDEAIRVTRGRLRKTRAAVNR